A single region of the Triticum dicoccoides isolate Atlit2015 ecotype Zavitan chromosome 2B, WEW_v2.0, whole genome shotgun sequence genome encodes:
- the LOC119362778 gene encoding calcium/calmodulin-dependent serine/threonine-protein kinase 1-like, with amino-acid sequence MGLCHGKPSRIPEPKAEEEPRVASSGARDAAGGVAASPAQAAAAKPGTPKQPKFPFYLPSPLPASSYKGSPANSSVASTPARGGFKRPFPPPSPAKHIRALLARRHGSVKPNEASIPEGGEPELGLDKSFGFSKHFFAKYELGEEVGRGHFGYTCAAKAKKGEHKGQDVAVKVIPKAKMTTAIAIEDVRREVRILSSLTGHSNLVQFYDAFEDEDNVYIVMELCKGGELLDKILARGGKYSEEDAKVVMLQILSVVSFCHLQGVVHRDLKPENFLFSSKEENSPLKVIDFGLSDFVKPDERLNDIVGSAYYVAPEVLHRSYGTEGDMWSIGVIAYILLCGSRPFWARTESGIFRAVLKAEPSFDEAPWPTLSAEAKDFVKRLLNKDYRKRMTASQALSHPWIRDAQQVKIPLDMIIYKLIRAYISSSSLRKSALRALAKTLTANQLFYLKEQFELLGPNKSGFISLQNLKSALVKNSTDAMKDSRVIDFVNTVCTLQYRKLDFEEFAASAISVYQMEALETWEQHARRAYELFDKEGNRPIVIEELASELGLGPSVPLHVVLQDWIRHADGKLSFLGFIKLLHGVSSRSIPKA; translated from the exons ATGGGTCTCTGTCATGGAAAGCCCTCGCGAATCCCGGAGCCCAAGGCGGAGGAGGAGCCGCGCGTGGCCTCCTCCGGCGCCCGCGATGCCGCCGGTGGGGTGGCCGCCTCGCCGGCGCAGGCGGCCGCGGCGAAGCCGGGCACGCCGAAGCAGCCCAAGTTCCCCTTCTACCTGCCGAGCCCGCTCCCGGCGTCCAGCTACAAGGGCTCGCCGGCCAACTCGAGCGTGGCGTCCACGCCGGCGCGCGGCGGGTTCAAGCGGCCcttcccgccgccgtcgccggccaaGCACATCCGCGCGCTCCTGGCGCGGCGGCACGGCTCCGTAAAGCCCAACGAGGCGTCCATCCCCGAGGGCGGCGAGCCGGAGCTGGGCCTCGACAAGAGCTTCGGCTTCTCCAAGCACTTCTTCGCCAAGTACGAGCTCGGCGAGGAGGTCGGCCGCGGCCACTTCGGCTACACCTGCGCCGCCAAGGCCAAGAAGGGCGAGCACAAGGGCCAGGACGTCGCCGTCAAGGTCATCCCCAAGGCCAAG ATGACAACAGCCATAGCAATTGAAGATGTCAGAAGAGAAGTGAGGATATTGAGCTCTCTGACAGGCCACAGCAACCTAGTGCAGTTCTATGATGCTTTTGAAGATGAAGACAACGTGTATATAGTTATGGA ATTGTGTAAAGGAGGCGAACTACTTGATAAGATATTGGCGAG AGGTGGAAAGTATTCTGAAGAGGATGCAAAGGTTGTTATGCTGCAAATTTTGAGTGTAGTATCATTTtgccatcttcaaggtgttgttcaTCGGGATCTGAAACCAGAG AATTTTCTATTCTCATCGAAGGAGGAAAACTCACCCTTGAAGGTCATAGACTTTGGCTTGTCTGACTTTGTAAAGCCAG ATGAAAGACTCAACGACATTGTTGGAAGTGCATATTATGTTGCTCCCGAGGTGCTTCATCGATCTTATGGCACGGAGGGAGATATGTGGAGCATTGGAGTAATTGCCTACATTTTGCTTTGTGGGAGTCGACCTTTCTGGGCACGCACAGAATCAGGAATATTCCGAGCTGTCCTTAAGGCGGAACCAAGTTTTGACGAGGCCCCATGGCCTACTCTCTCTGCTGAAGCCAAAGACTTTGTAAAAAGGTTGCTTAATAAGGATTATCGCAAGAGGATGACTGCCTCACAAGCTCTCA GTCACCCATGGATCCGTGATGCACAACAAGTCAAAATTCCTTTAGATATGATAATCTACAAGCTTATCCGAGCTTATATCAGTTCATCTTCATTGCGGAAGTCTGCTTTGAGG GCCCTAGCTAAGACATTGACAGCAAATCAACTCTTTTATCTAAAAGAGCAGTTTGAATTGTTGGGTccaaacaagagtggttttatctcGTTGCAAAATTTGAAATCG GCTCTGGTGAAGAATTCGACGGATGCAATGAAGGATTCCAGGGTTATTGACTTTGTTAACACG GTATGCACCCTTCAGTACAGAAAATTGGATTTCGAAGAGTTTGCGGCTTCCGCCATCAGCGTATATCAGATGGAAGCTCTGGAGACCTGGGAACAGCACGCTCGGCGCGCGTATGAGCTGTTTGACAAGGAGGGCAACCGGCCTATCGTGATCGAAGAACTTGCGTCG GAACTCGGCCTCGGCCCGTCGGTGCCCCTCCACGTCGTCCTCCAGGACTGGATCAGGCACGCCGACGGGAAGCTCAGCTTCCTCGGGTTCATAAAGCTCTTGCACGGAGTTTCTTCCCGGTCGATCCCGAAAGCCTGA